From Moraxella sp. K1664, one genomic window encodes:
- a CDS encoding heme exporter protein CcmB, whose translation MKALLQREWQIKRQGAVQWLYPLVLFLLIITLFPLAIGAEPATLLRLASSAVWIAVLLSLVMGIEELFRPDFDNGTLAELVVSNAPLATWVAVRLAVHWLFSAGFVAVLSFLAIPLFGLPVGDTLMLAVSIMVGSPMLLMLSAIASSLTLTLKNGAVLVPLIALPMQLPVLIFATGAVDLHATGLNGLPILAMLGAGSILAVMITPFVIAGILKMAWAD comes from the coding sequence ATGAAAGCTCTACTACAACGAGAATGGCAAATCAAACGTCAAGGGGCGGTGCAGTGGCTGTATCCGTTGGTGCTATTTTTGCTCATCATCACGCTGTTTCCGCTTGCTATCGGGGCAGAGCCTGCCACGCTGTTACGCTTGGCAAGTTCGGCGGTGTGGATAGCGGTGCTGTTGTCGCTCGTTATGGGTATCGAAGAGCTGTTTCGCCCTGATTTTGATAATGGCACGCTTGCCGAGCTTGTCGTCTCAAATGCTCCGCTTGCCACATGGGTCGCTGTGCGGTTGGCGGTGCATTGGCTGTTTAGTGCAGGCTTTGTGGCGGTGTTATCATTTCTGGCGATACCTTTATTTGGCTTGCCTGTGGGCGACACGCTCATGCTGGCGGTGTCTATCATGGTCGGCTCACCCATGCTTCTTATGCTGTCTGCCATCGCAAGCTCGCTCACACTCACCCTAAAAAATGGGGCGGTACTCGTGCCACTCATCGCCCTACCCATGCAACTGCCTGTGCTGATTTTTGCCACAGGGGCGGTCGATTTGCACGCCACAGGGCTAAATGGTTTGCCCATTCTTGCCATGCTCGGGGCAGGCAGTATCTTGGCGGTGATGATAACGCCGTTTGTCATTGCAGGGATTTTAAAAATGGCGTGGGCGGATTGA
- the ccmA gene encoding heme ABC exporter ATP-binding protein CcmA: MTHSVILQLHQVAIGRGDFILCDDVNLTLHAGDVCHLVGENGLGKTTLLNQIAGLLPTTHGTISKSPLVYVSHQLGISPALTVSQNLRFLFSLYDVQADNDTIDTALDMVGLYGLGDTSSIQLSAGQKRRIGLARLFIMTPTHAPLWLLDEPLTALDVAMVAKLEKRMGEFADMGGAILATSHQAMQGANRVLDLAEFAL, encoded by the coding sequence ATGACCCATTCAGTAATCCTACAACTACACCAAGTCGCCATTGGACGGGGCGATTTTATCTTGTGCGATGATGTCAATCTCACCCTACACGCAGGCGATGTGTGTCATCTGGTCGGCGAAAACGGACTGGGCAAGACCACCCTACTCAACCAAATCGCAGGACTACTGCCCACCACGCATGGCACGATAAGCAAATCCCCACTGGTGTACGTCTCTCATCAGCTTGGTATTAGCCCTGCCTTGACAGTTAGCCAAAATTTACGGTTTTTGTTTTCGCTGTATGACGTACAAGCGGATAATGACACCATTGATACCGCCCTAGACATGGTCGGGCTATATGGTTTGGGCGATACGTCCAGCATTCAGCTATCGGCAGGACAAAAAAGACGAATCGGACTGGCACGATTATTCATCATGACCCCCACCCACGCCCCCTTATGGCTCCTTGATGAGCCTTTGACCGCCCTAGATGTGGCAATGGTTGCCAAATTAGAAAAACGCATGGGTGAGTTTGCAGACATGGGCGGAGCAATCCTTGCCACGAGCCACCAAGCCATGCAAGGGGCAAACCGTGTGCTAGACTTAGCGGAGTTCGCCCTATGA
- a CDS encoding histone deacetylase — MLKIAHSPLFCRSVPASHRFPMAKYDLIPQKLLQEGVITPDNLFHPQLLSEQEILTTHTADYWHKLKTGTLTDKEIRKIGLPMSAELVKRERYITHATYECALYAKEYGISLSTSGGTHHGFAGHGEGFCVFNDVCVASNLLLARGQAKRILSVDLDVHQGNGNASIMAHNPRVFVFSMHGKKNYPFIKPPSDLDIELDDGTGDDEYLSVLAGTLPRLIHEFCPDFIFYQAGVDVLATDKLGKLSLSMQGCHERDDMVLSVAHRYGIPVAVVMGGGYSDDVDTVVEGHCGVFRVARGLVGG, encoded by the coding sequence ATGCTAAAAATCGCCCATTCGCCCCTATTTTGCCGTAGTGTGCCAGCGTCCCACCGCTTTCCTATGGCAAAATACGACCTAATTCCCCAAAAACTGCTTCAAGAAGGCGTTATCACGCCTGACAATCTGTTCCACCCCCAACTGCTCTCCGAGCAAGAAATCCTAACCACCCACACCGCTGATTATTGGCACAAATTAAAAACAGGCACGCTAACGGACAAAGAAATCCGCAAAATCGGACTGCCCATGTCCGCAGAACTTGTCAAACGAGAACGCTACATCACGCACGCCACCTATGAATGTGCCTTATATGCCAAAGAATACGGCATATCGCTGTCCACATCAGGAGGAACACATCATGGATTTGCAGGGCATGGCGAGGGCTTTTGTGTGTTTAATGATGTGTGCGTGGCGAGCAATCTACTGTTGGCACGGGGGCAAGCCAAACGCATTTTGAGCGTGGATTTGGACGTACATCAGGGTAATGGCAATGCGTCTATCATGGCACATAACCCCCGTGTTTTTGTGTTTAGTATGCACGGCAAAAAGAACTATCCCTTTATCAAACCGCCGTCCGACCTAGACATAGAGCTTGATGACGGCACGGGCGATGATGAGTATTTGAGCGTGCTTGCGGGTACGTTGCCTAGGCTAATTCATGAGTTTTGTCCTGATTTTATCTTTTATCAGGCGGGTGTGGACGTGCTTGCTACCGATAAGCTCGGTAAGCTGTCGCTGTCCATGCAGGGCTGTCATGAGCGTGATGACATGGTGCTAAGTGTCGCCCACCGCTACGGCATACCTGTCGCTGTCGTCATGGGCGGGGGCTATTCGGACGATGTGGATACGGTGGTGGAGGGGCATTGTGGGGTGTTTAGGGTGGCAAGGGGGCTTGTTGGGGGTTAA
- a CDS encoding site-specific DNA-methyltransferase — protein sequence MKLNSYFESDDKNFNIYQGNCIDIMSHFQDNSIDMIFADPPYFLSNDGLTFKNGIIQSVNKGEWDKNDNEASIYNFNHEWIAQARRLLKDNGTIWVSGTHHNIFTVGQVLKENNFKILNMITWEKPNPPPNFSCRYFTYSSEWIIWARKHSKTPHYFNYDLMKKLNGDKQQKDIWRLPAVGSWEKMQGKHPTQKPLGLLSRIILSSTQKGDLILDPFSGSGTTGIASILLDRKYIGIEQELRFLKLSKRRYQAMTLESKYEFKQKIREQISVI from the coding sequence ATGAAACTAAATTCTTATTTTGAATCAGATGATAAAAACTTTAATATTTATCAAGGTAATTGTATTGATATTATGTCGCATTTTCAGGACAATTCCATAGATATGATATTTGCCGATCCGCCCTATTTTTTATCCAATGATGGATTAACTTTTAAAAATGGCATTATCCAATCGGTTAATAAAGGCGAATGGGATAAAAATGACAATGAAGCTAGTATTTATAATTTTAATCATGAATGGATAGCACAAGCCAGACGATTATTAAAAGATAATGGAACTATTTGGGTAAGTGGCACACACCATAATATTTTTACTGTTGGTCAAGTATTAAAAGAGAATAATTTTAAAATATTAAATATGATAACTTGGGAAAAACCCAATCCACCGCCCAATTTTTCTTGCCGTTATTTTACTTATTCAAGTGAATGGATAATTTGGGCAAGAAAACATTCTAAGACACCACATTATTTTAACTATGATTTGATGAAAAAACTAAATGGCGATAAACAACAAAAAGACATATGGCGATTGCCTGCGGTGGGTTCTTGGGAGAAAATGCAAGGTAAACACCCTACTCAAAAACCACTCGGTCTTTTGTCTCGTATTATATTATCATCTACCCAAAAAGGCGATTTGATTTTAGATCCATTTTCAGGTTCTGGCACAACAGGCATTGCGTCAATATTGCTTGATAGGAAATATATTGGCATTGAACAAGAATTGAGATTTTTGAAATTATCCAAAAGGCGTTACCAAGCAATGACACTTGAATCAAAATATGAATTTAAACAAAAAATCCGTGAGCAAATCAGTGTGATTTAA
- a CDS encoding type II restriction endonuclease produces the protein MKLAFDDFLNSMSETNATLDYFTDFDKVKKNVAQIEIHLNQLNYLLGKDDLKQAVYELYAECPNAFSILEILIAVRKKEQKKSLDEQGQVVTLNSYFQSADKIIDFLNNTGLADVFRDKNIKNLVDYVFGIEVGLDTNARKNRGGDNMSKAVQLLFDNADIYYKKEVRNTIFTDIESLGADVKQFDFVIKTKRKTYVIETNYYNSGGSKLNEVARAYTDVAPKINQYPQYEFVWITDGQGWKTAKNKLQEAYTHIPCVYNLYTLHDFVEQINSEGVIRDW, from the coding sequence ATGAAATTAGCATTTGATGATTTTTTAAATAGTATGTCAGAAACCAATGCCACTTTGGATTATTTTACTGATTTTGATAAAGTAAAAAAGAATGTCGCTCAAATTGAGATTCACTTAAACCAGCTTAATTATTTATTAGGAAAAGATGATTTAAAACAAGCAGTTTATGAATTATATGCAGAATGTCCAAATGCGTTTTCTATCTTAGAAATATTAATTGCCGTTAGAAAAAAGGAACAAAAGAAAAGTCTAGATGAGCAAGGTCAAGTGGTAACATTAAATAGCTACTTTCAATCAGCGGATAAAATTATAGATTTTCTTAATAATACAGGGCTTGCTGATGTATTTAGAGATAAAAACATCAAAAATTTGGTTGATTATGTGTTTGGCATTGAAGTAGGCTTAGATACTAATGCCCGAAAAAATCGTGGTGGCGATAATATGTCAAAAGCTGTTCAATTATTATTTGACAATGCAGACATTTATTATAAAAAAGAAGTTAGAAACACCATTTTTACAGACATTGAAAGCCTAGGAGCTGATGTTAAGCAATTTGATTTTGTCATCAAAACCAAAAGAAAAACTTATGTGATTGAAACCAATTATTATAATAGCGGTGGCTCAAAGTTAAATGAAGTTGCCAGAGCTTATACCGATGTCGCCCCAAAAATCAATCAATATCCGCAGTATGAATTTGTTTGGATTACCGATGGGCAAGGGTGGAAAACCGCCAAGAATAAACTACAAGAAGCCTATACTCACATTCCTTGTGTTTATAATTTATATACTTTGCATGATTTTGTTGAGCAAATAAATAGCGAAGGTGTTATAAGGGATTGGTAA
- a CDS encoding DNA adenine methylase: MKPFIKWAGGKSSLLDEIQKRLPDFVYSQDFCLVEPFVGGGAVSLWALSDLPHLKQLIINDYNADLINVYQVIKNNPDDLIEYIENLQNHYDKLTDLESKKPYFYHKRDVFNQRTSNNIEQAGLFIFLNKSAFNGLYRVNKNNQFNVPIGSYKKPTFVDKENILNISKKLQNTKILTGDFELVLAHLPNNFPCLFYLDPPYRPISDTASFTSYSDSGFDDNEQKRLANFCKKIDELGHYFLLSNSDPKNTNSSDEFFDELYQGFKIERVQANRTISANSNGRKKVNEIMVSNGA, from the coding sequence ATGAAACCTTTTATAAAATGGGCTGGCGGTAAGAGTTCTTTGCTTGATGAGATTCAAAAACGCTTGCCTGATTTTGTCTATTCACAAGATTTTTGTTTGGTAGAGCCTTTTGTTGGTGGTGGGGCGGTGTCCTTATGGGCATTGTCCGATTTGCCACATCTAAAACAGCTTATCATCAATGATTACAATGCCGATTTAATCAATGTGTATCAAGTCATTAAAAATAATCCTGATGATTTGATAGAATATATTGAAAATTTACAAAATCACTATGATAAATTAACAGATCTAGAAAGCAAAAAACCTTATTTTTATCACAAAAGAGATGTTTTTAATCAAAGAACCAGTAATAATATTGAACAGGCAGGGTTATTTATATTTTTAAATAAATCTGCTTTTAATGGCTTATATCGTGTTAATAAAAACAATCAATTTAATGTCCCCATTGGCAGTTATAAAAAACCAACATTTGTAGATAAAGAAAATATTTTAAATATTTCAAAAAAGCTACAAAATACCAAAATACTAACAGGTGATTTTGAATTGGTTTTGGCTCATTTGCCAAATAATTTTCCCTGCCTATTTTACCTTGATCCGCCTTATCGTCCAATCAGCGATACCGCAAGTTTTACTTCTTATTCCGATAGTGGATTTGATGATAACGAACAAAAACGCTTGGCTAATTTTTGTAAAAAAATAGATGAATTAGGTCATTATTTTTTATTAAGCAATTCCGATCCAAAAAACACCAATTCATCTGATGAATTTTTTGACGAATTATATCAAGGTTTTAAAATAGAGAGAGTACAAGCCAATCGCACCATTAGTGCCAACAGTAATGGTCGCAAAAAGGTAAATGAAATCATGGTCAGCAATGGAGCTTAA
- a CDS encoding valine--tRNA ligase: protein MTLPTTYTPSELEQKWYTTWEDKGYFRPTLDKPKSFSIAIPPPNVTGSLHMGHGFNNTIMDALTRFHRMKGYNTLWQPGTDHAGIATQMVVERQLGLDGISRHDLGREKFIEKVWEWKGQSGGNITRQIRRLGSSVDWSRERFTMDDDLSKVVKEVFVRLHDEGLIYRGKRLVNWDCKLHTALSDLEVESVEEQGNLWHFRYYFADKNLTTQDGKNYLVVATTRPETLLGDSAVAVHPEDERYAHLIGKTIVLPITGREVPIVADDYVEKDFGTGCVKITPAHDFNDYELGKRHNLPLINIFDENAHVKAEFDFIAKAGEQISDHITAPSEYAGLDRFVARKKLVEQAQNENWLEKIEPYTLKAPRGDRSGVIVEPLLTDQWYVKIAPLAEPAIQAVQNGDIKFVPEQYTNMYMAWMRDIQDWCISRQLWWGHRIPAWYDDNGGVYVGRDEDEVRAKYGLGDTPLRQDEDVLDTWFSSALWTFSTLDWTGTDADFDNAILQNFHPTSVLVTGFDIIFFWVARMIMMTLHFVKDKDGKPQVPFHTVYVHGLVRDSEGQKMSKSKGNVLDPLDLIDSIDLESLVAKRTTGLMNPKDAVKIEKATRKEFPEGILAYGTDAVRFTFASLASTGRDINFDLKRVEGYRNFCNKIWNATRFVLMNVEGKPISDTPRPELWELSEKWIISRLQKCEQAVNLAFETYRFDLASQAIYDFIWNEYCDWYVELVKPILNDESVPDERKAEIRRVLLSVLEVALRLTHPIMPFITEEIWQTLAPMLGQTGESIMLAPFPVPNDERIDEQAESDMAWLQSLIGAVRNIRGEMKLGNAVRLPVLLQGVTDEERASLARIESQFKALAKVETLTIVGDDDEIPLSSQALIGSLKVLVPMKGLIDPTAELNRLNKVREKLQAQADAISKKLSNEGFVAKAPAQVVEAEKAKLAELNGQIGEIEKQVGQLSSL from the coding sequence ATGACCCTACCCACAACCTACACCCCGTCCGAACTTGAACAAAAATGGTACACCACTTGGGAAGACAAGGGCTATTTTCGCCCCACCCTTGATAAGCCAAAATCTTTCTCTATCGCCATTCCTCCGCCAAACGTAACAGGCTCGCTCCATATGGGGCATGGCTTTAATAACACCATTATGGACGCTCTGACTCGCTTTCATCGCATGAAAGGCTACAACACCCTATGGCAACCAGGTACCGACCACGCTGGTATCGCCACGCAAATGGTGGTGGAGCGTCAGCTGGGCTTAGACGGCATTAGCCGTCATGATTTGGGGCGTGAGAAGTTTATTGAAAAAGTGTGGGAATGGAAAGGGCAGTCGGGTGGCAACATCACTCGCCAAATCCGCCGTCTTGGCTCGTCCGTGGACTGGTCTCGTGAACGCTTTACCATGGACGATGATTTATCCAAAGTGGTTAAAGAAGTCTTTGTCCGTTTGCATGATGAAGGCTTGATTTACCGTGGCAAACGCTTGGTAAACTGGGACTGCAAACTGCACACCGCCCTATCCGACCTAGAAGTAGAAAGCGTAGAAGAGCAAGGTAATTTGTGGCATTTTAGATATTATTTTGCCGACAAAAATTTGACAACCCAAGACGGTAAAAATTACCTTGTCGTGGCGACCACACGCCCTGAAACCCTGCTTGGTGATAGTGCCGTGGCGGTACACCCTGAAGATGAACGTTACGCCCATTTGATTGGCAAAACGATTGTCCTACCGATTACGGGGCGTGAAGTGCCGATTGTGGCGGACGATTATGTAGAAAAAGACTTTGGCACAGGGTGTGTCAAAATTACCCCTGCTCACGACTTTAACGACTATGAACTTGGCAAACGCCACAACCTGCCACTCATCAATATTTTTGATGAAAATGCACACGTTAAGGCAGAATTTGACTTTATTGCCAAAGCAGGCGAGCAAATCTCCGACCACATCACCGCACCTAGTGAGTATGCAGGGCTTGACCGTTTTGTCGCTCGTAAAAAACTCGTGGAGCAAGCCCAAAACGAAAACTGGCTTGAAAAAATTGAACCCTACACCCTAAAAGCCCCCCGTGGCGACCGCTCTGGCGTGATTGTTGAGCCACTTTTGACCGACCAATGGTACGTCAAAATCGCCCCCCTTGCCGAGCCTGCCATTCAAGCGGTGCAAAATGGCGACATCAAATTCGTCCCTGAGCAATACACCAATATGTACATGGCGTGGATGCGTGATATTCAAGACTGGTGTATCAGTCGTCAGCTGTGGTGGGGTCATCGCATTCCTGCGTGGTATGATGATAATGGCGGTGTGTATGTGGGGCGTGATGAAGATGAAGTGCGTGCTAAATATGGCTTGGGCGACACCCCCCTTCGTCAAGATGAAGACGTGTTGGACACTTGGTTTAGCTCGGCTCTGTGGACGTTTAGCACGCTGGACTGGACAGGAACAGATGCCGACTTTGACAACGCCATTTTACAAAACTTTCACCCCACAAGCGTCCTAGTTACAGGCTTTGACATCATTTTCTTTTGGGTTGCCCGTATGATTATGATGACCTTGCATTTTGTCAAGGACAAGGACGGCAAGCCACAAGTGCCATTTCACACCGTCTATGTGCATGGCTTGGTGCGTGATAGCGAAGGGCAAAAGATGAGTAAATCTAAGGGCAACGTGCTTGACCCCTTGGATTTGATTGACAGTATTGACCTAGAAAGTCTGGTAGCAAAACGCACCACGGGACTTATGAACCCCAAAGATGCGGTTAAAATTGAAAAAGCCACTCGTAAAGAGTTCCCCGAAGGCATTCTTGCCTATGGCACAGATGCGGTGCGTTTTACCTTTGCAAGCCTAGCTAGCACAGGGCGAGACATCAATTTTGACCTAAAACGTGTGGAAGGGTATCGTAACTTTTGTAATAAGATTTGGAACGCCACTCGTTTTGTGTTGATGAATGTAGAAGGTAAGCCAATCAGCGACACGCCCCGCCCCGAGCTGTGGGAGTTGTCCGAAAAATGGATAATAAGCCGACTACAAAAATGCGAGCAAGCGGTGAATTTGGCGTTTGAGACGTATCGTTTTGATTTGGCAAGCCAAGCGATTTATGACTTTATTTGGAATGAATACTGCGACTGGTATGTGGAGCTTGTCAAGCCTATCCTAAACGATGAGAGCGTGCCTGATGAGCGTAAAGCGGAGATTCGCCGTGTGCTGTTGTCGGTGCTGGAAGTTGCTTTGCGTTTGACGCACCCCATTATGCCGTTTATCACCGAAGAGATTTGGCAAACGCTTGCCCCCATGCTTGGGCAGACAGGCGAGAGTATCATGCTTGCCCCATTCCCTGTGCCAAACGATGAACGCATTGACGAGCAAGCCGAAAGCGACATGGCGTGGCTACAAAGTCTTATCGGTGCGGTGCGAAACATTCGTGGCGAGATGAAACTGGGCAATGCCGTGCGTCTGCCTGTGCTACTGCAAGGCGTAACGGACGAAGAGAGAGCGAGCCTTGCACGCATTGAAAGCCAGTTTAAAGCCCTTGCTAAGGTTGAAACGCTAACCATTGTCGGCGATGATGACGAGATTCCATTGTCATCACAAGCCTTGATTGGTTCGCTAAAAGTGCTGGTGCCGATGAAAGGCTTGATTGACCCAACCGCCGAGCTAAACCGCCTAAATAAAGTGCGTGAAAAACTGCAAGCCCAAGCGGACGCAATTAGTAAAAAGCTATCCAATGAAGGATTTGTCGCCAAAGCTCCTGCCCAAGTGGTAGAAGCGGAAAAGGCGAAATTGGCGGAGTTGAACGGGCAAATTGGAGAGATTGAGAAGCAGGTGGGGCAGTTGAGTAGTTTGTAA
- a CDS encoding type II toxin-antitoxin system VapC family toxin: MESVALFHFAECTNVISELNKPEPNLNVIRWLNQHPTAFISTITKAELLYGVANLSDGKRKRQPSQATDEILALFENHTLSFCTKSAEHYAKVISDRQKQGRPILMADALIASIALANGLTVVPRNIKDFDGIDKLALFNPFNP; this comes from the coding sequence ATGGAGAGCGTAGCACTTTTTCATTTTGCAGAGTGTACTAATGTTATTTCAGAATTAAATAAGCCAGAACCTAATTTAAATGTCATTCGTTGGCTAAATCAGCACCCCACGGCTTTTATTAGCACCATTACCAAAGCTGAGTTATTGTATGGCGTGGCAAATTTATCTGATGGCAAAAGAAAACGACAACCATCCCAAGCCACCGATGAGATTTTGGCATTATTTGAAAATCACACATTGTCATTTTGCACCAAAAGTGCCGAGCATTATGCCAAAGTCATCAGCGACCGCCAAAAGCAAGGCAGACCTATTTTAATGGCAGACGCATTGATTGCCAGCATTGCCCTTGCCAATGGTTTGACAGTTGTTCCAAGAAACATCAAAGATTTTGATGGTATTGATAAATTAGCACTATTTAACCCTTTTAATCCATGA
- a CDS encoding DUF1778 domain-containing protein, whose amino-acid sequence MIIDLPPQTEQIIAQVAKEQGQSVHDFIVMSAYEKAVQAMTDKPQAQGLGERIHLIFAKADFPELSLPQRTDHPRHIES is encoded by the coding sequence ATGATTATAGACCTACCACCCCAAACCGAGCAAATCATCGCCCAAGTCGCCAAAGAGCAAGGGCAAAGTGTGCATGATTTTATCGTGATGAGTGCCTACGAAAAAGCAGTACAAGCCATGACGGACAAACCGCAAGCACAGGGCTTGGGCGAGCGTATTCATCTGATTTTTGCAAAGGCGGATTTTCCTGAACTTAGTTTACCGCAACGCACCGATCACCCAAGACACATTGAGTCATGA
- the lnt gene encoding apolipoprotein N-acyltransferase yields MPASRLAKRATRQKITTKKRLPLIIPVLLCLMAGAMFSLSLAPYKLWTIAILSPMVLYACLVGEEKAGRAFWVGQAYGFGLWAVGAFWLYTSIHEYGNIPIWLALIMIALMAFIMGLFHAVMAWMFVRFMGRQPLAFASLWVIQEWTKTWLLTGFPWLFVGYAFADLAWISSLAPMFGVFAISFVAVLFGASVVEVFRQKLGFLFISAFLVLFAILVWVIDPKWTTPTGERLSMSLVQGNIPQDLKWLTEYRHETLNIYAQLSESEWGQDVVVWPEASIPMFQDEAWAFIHDVHTHARTQGATWVMGIPYRDIEHYDPAERDYPHLYNSVLALGENSGGLYKKQNLVPFGEYIPFEGMLNILPDLAGMQDVVSFSRGNDNQKPLLVKNQPMGPAVCYEVAYPDTTRKNAKDTQFLLTVSNDAWFGTSAGPLQHLQMVQMRSIETGRWFARATNTGVTAFIDDKGRIVSQATPFVPTVLRGDVPMMTGTTPFMRWGSYPILILCLLLIGLSFVVRRQNLYDASHELYYQGDGVRD; encoded by the coding sequence ATGCCAGCTTCCCGACTTGCCAAGCGTGCCACTCGCCAAAAAATCACCACCAAAAAACGCCTGCCACTCATCATTCCTGTTCTGTTGTGCCTGATGGCAGGAGCGATGTTCTCATTGTCGCTTGCCCCCTATAAACTATGGACGATAGCCATACTCTCGCCCATGGTGCTGTATGCTTGTCTGGTGGGCGAAGAGAAGGCGGGGCGTGCGTTTTGGGTGGGGCAGGCGTATGGCTTTGGGCTGTGGGCGGTGGGGGCGTTTTGGCTTTATACGTCCATTCATGAGTATGGCAACATCCCGATATGGCTTGCCCTTATCATGATAGCACTGATGGCATTTATCATGGGGCTGTTCCATGCGGTGATGGCGTGGATGTTTGTGCGTTTTATGGGTCGTCAGCCTTTGGCGTTTGCATCTTTGTGGGTGATACAAGAGTGGACAAAGACATGGCTACTGACGGGATTTCCGTGGCTGTTTGTGGGCTATGCTTTTGCCGATTTGGCGTGGATAAGCTCGCTGGCACCGATGTTTGGCGTATTTGCCATCAGCTTTGTGGCGGTTCTGTTCGGGGCGAGTGTGGTAGAAGTGTTTCGCCAAAAATTAGGGTTTTTGTTCATCAGTGCTTTTTTGGTGTTGTTTGCCATATTGGTGTGGGTCATTGACCCCAAATGGACGACCCCCACGGGCGAGAGATTGTCCATGTCGCTCGTGCAGGGCAACATCCCCCAAGATTTAAAATGGCTAACCGAATACCGCCACGAGACCCTAAACATCTACGCCCAGCTGTCAGAGAGTGAATGGGGGCAGGATGTCGTGGTGTGGCCCGAAGCATCCATTCCCATGTTCCAAGACGAAGCGTGGGCGTTTATCCATGACGTACACACTCATGCTCGCACACAGGGAGCGACATGGGTCATGGGCATTCCTTATCGGGACATAGAGCATTATGACCCTGCCGAGCGAGATTATCCACATCTATATAATAGTGTGTTGGCATTGGGTGAGAATAGTGGTGGTCTGTATAAAAAGCAAAATCTTGTCCCCTTTGGCGAGTACATTCCTTTTGAGGGGATGTTGAATATTTTGCCTGATTTGGCAGGCATGCAGGATGTAGTCAGTTTTAGCCGTGGCAATGACAACCAAAAGCCATTACTGGTCAAAAATCAGCCCATGGGGCCGGCGGTGTGCTACGAGGTGGCATATCCTGACACCACTCGCAAAAACGCCAAAGACACCCAATTCCTCCTGACTGTCTCAAATGATGCGTGGTTTGGCACAAGTGCAGGCCCTTTACAGCATCTACAAATGGTGCAAATGCGAAGCATAGAGACAGGGCGTTGGTTTGCACGAGCAACCAATACGGGGGTTACGGCATTTATTGATGATAAGGGACGTATCGTCAGTCAAGCGACCCCCTTTGTGCCGACGGTATTGCGTGGGGATGTGCCGATGATGACAGGGACGACACCTTTTATGCGATGGGGCAGTTACCCGATACTGATATTGTGCTTGTTGCTCATCGGGCTTAGCTTTGTCGTCAGACGTCAAAACCTTTATGATGCCAGTCATGAACTGTACTATCAAGGCGATGGCGTGCGAGACTGA